One region of Gemmatimonadaceae bacterium genomic DNA includes:
- a CDS encoding molybdopterin dinucleotide binding domain-containing protein, with product MDRELLDRPLRVLRLDASRKGDADRGPMVTLNPADARNRLLNEGELAWVYGPRRGELATVRIDESLRAGDVVLRDVAGASPSEIVRVVKPDLDNRGRRNTAFA from the coding sequence GTGGATCGCGAGCTGCTCGACCGTCCGCTGCGCGTGCTGCGGCTCGACGCGTCGCGAAAGGGCGACGCCGACCGCGGACCGATGGTGACGCTGAACCCCGCCGACGCCCGCAACCGACTGCTCAACGAGGGTGAGCTCGCGTGGGTGTACGGCCCGCGCCGCGGCGAGCTCGCGACGGTGCGAATCGACGAGTCGCTGCGCGCCGGAGACGTCGTGCTGCGTGACGTGGCCGGCGCATCGCCGTCGGAGATCGTTCGTGTGGTGAAGCCGGACCTCGACAATCGCGGACGGAGAAACACCGCCTTTGCCTGA
- the purH gene encoding bifunctional phosphoribosylaminoimidazolecarboxamide formyltransferase/IMP cyclohydrolase, which yields MPRALLSVSDKTGVVEFAGALAELGWELVSTGGTAKALRAAGLTVRDVSDVTGFPEMMDGRVKTLHPAVHGALLARRDIPEHMKALAEHGITPIDLVAVNLYPFRETVARKDATREDAIENIDIGGPSMLRSAAKNFESVWVIADPNDYGRVHSALDAGDDDIDLRRLLAGKAFAHTAAYDAAIASWFARERGDKFPPDIVVSFERAQSLRYGENPGQSAAFYVERPGAGLGGLAQRGGKELSFNNLLDLEGALLAIDPFATETACAIVKHTSPCGLAVGADALDAYKKALACDPISAFGSVIAFTVPVDDTTANAVASLFVECIVAPEFSPGAVEILGRKKNLRVLEGRASVLTSDNHLDYKRVRGGVLVQERAPAVIDDSGWTLVTTRKPSDGEYRDLLFAWRAVASVKSNAIVLARDGATIGIGAGQMSRVDAAFLAAHKASLAGHATDGSVLGSDAYFPFRDGIDQAAEAGVRAIVQPGGSVRDPEVIAAANERGMAMLFTGKRQFRH from the coding sequence ATGCCCCGCGCTCTGCTCTCCGTTTCTGACAAGACCGGCGTCGTCGAGTTCGCCGGCGCGCTCGCCGAGCTCGGTTGGGAGCTCGTTTCCACCGGCGGTACGGCGAAGGCGCTGCGGGCCGCCGGTCTCACAGTGCGCGACGTCAGCGATGTGACGGGATTCCCGGAGATGATGGACGGCCGGGTGAAGACGCTGCATCCGGCCGTACACGGCGCGCTCCTCGCTCGGCGTGACATCCCGGAACACATGAAAGCGCTCGCCGAGCATGGGATCACGCCGATCGACCTCGTGGCGGTGAACCTCTATCCGTTTCGCGAGACCGTCGCGCGCAAGGACGCGACGCGCGAGGACGCGATCGAGAACATCGACATCGGCGGGCCGAGCATGCTGCGGTCCGCGGCGAAGAACTTCGAGTCGGTCTGGGTGATCGCCGACCCGAACGACTACGGGCGCGTACACTCGGCGCTCGACGCCGGCGACGACGACATCGACCTCCGCCGATTGCTCGCCGGCAAGGCGTTCGCCCACACCGCGGCGTACGACGCGGCGATCGCGTCGTGGTTCGCGCGCGAGCGCGGCGACAAGTTTCCGCCGGACATCGTCGTGTCGTTCGAGCGGGCGCAGTCGTTGCGCTACGGCGAGAACCCGGGGCAGTCCGCCGCGTTCTACGTCGAGCGCCCGGGCGCCGGGCTCGGCGGCCTAGCGCAGCGCGGTGGGAAAGAGCTCTCGTTCAACAACCTGCTCGACCTCGAGGGAGCGCTGCTCGCCATCGATCCGTTCGCGACGGAGACGGCGTGCGCCATCGTGAAGCACACGTCGCCGTGCGGTCTCGCCGTCGGCGCCGACGCGCTCGATGCCTACAAGAAAGCCCTCGCGTGCGACCCCATCTCGGCGTTCGGCTCGGTCATCGCGTTCACGGTGCCAGTCGACGACACGACCGCGAATGCCGTGGCGAGCCTCTTCGTGGAATGCATCGTCGCGCCGGAGTTCAGCCCGGGCGCGGTGGAGATCCTCGGCCGCAAGAAGAACCTCCGCGTACTCGAGGGGCGTGCGAGCGTTCTCACCTCGGACAACCATCTCGACTACAAGCGTGTGCGGGGCGGCGTGCTCGTGCAAGAGCGCGCTCCGGCGGTGATCGACGATTCGGGATGGACGCTCGTGACCACGCGAAAGCCGAGCGACGGGGAGTATCGAGACCTGTTGTTCGCGTGGCGCGCGGTGGCGTCGGTCAAATCGAACGCGATCGTGCTGGCGCGCGACGGCGCGACGATCGGAATCGGCGCCGGGCAGATGTCGCGGGTGGACGCGGCCTTCCTTGCCGCGCACAAAGCGTCGCTGGCCGGCCACGCGACCGATGGATCCGTGCTCGGATCGGACGCGTACTTTCCATTCCGTGACGGCATCGACCAGGCCGCGGAAGCCGGAGTACGGGCGATCGTCCAGCCGGGCGGTTCGGTGCGCGACCCCGAAGTCATCGCGGCGGCGAACGAGCGCGGAATGGCGATGCTGTTCACCGGCAAGCGACAGTTCCGCCACTGA
- the selA gene encoding L-seryl-tRNA(Sec) selenium transferase: MTDARRGLPSVTSLLESEGIQALLDQVPRGVVVDAIRRTIASVRSSHADAPADAAGWTAAVANAVDDATRRSLRRVINATGVVLHTNLGRAPLAPAALDAIDRVARGFSNLEYDVAGGQRGSRYSHCASLLRELTGAEDALVVNNCAAALVLALNTLADGRTAIVSRGELIEIGGSFRIPEIMERSGARLVEVGTTNRTHLADYRRALEADGAIILKVHRSNFEQSGFVSEVSANQLAALGDDHGVPVLYDLGSGLLTSLEAYGLVGEPTARDAMKTGASIVTMSGDKLLGGPQAGLLLGSRRIIERIRANPLTRSYRVDKLTLAALEATLALYREPSRAIREIPALAQLTADFETLKARADRLAAAIGDRRVDVIETVSSVGGGAFPTATIVSAALRVNASADLVERRLRGRDPAIVARISDGMVLLDLRTVFLADEEELVRAVRAALEAASA; encoded by the coding sequence ATGACGGACGCACGACGAGGTCTTCCGAGTGTCACCTCGCTTCTCGAGAGCGAGGGAATTCAAGCGCTGTTGGACCAGGTTCCGCGTGGAGTGGTCGTCGACGCGATTCGGCGGACGATCGCATCGGTCCGATCGTCGCACGCCGACGCGCCGGCCGACGCCGCCGGGTGGACGGCGGCAGTCGCCAACGCGGTGGACGACGCCACACGGCGCTCGCTGCGGCGCGTCATCAACGCGACCGGTGTCGTATTGCACACGAATCTCGGCCGAGCGCCGCTGGCCCCGGCGGCGTTGGACGCGATCGATCGCGTGGCCCGAGGATTCTCGAATCTCGAGTACGACGTCGCGGGTGGACAGCGCGGGTCGCGCTATTCGCACTGCGCGTCGCTCCTTCGCGAGCTGACAGGCGCCGAAGACGCGCTCGTGGTGAACAACTGCGCGGCGGCGCTCGTGCTCGCGCTGAATACGCTGGCCGACGGCCGGACCGCGATCGTGTCGCGCGGAGAGCTGATCGAGATCGGCGGGAGCTTCCGGATTCCCGAAATCATGGAAAGGAGCGGCGCGCGGCTCGTGGAAGTCGGCACGACGAATCGCACGCACCTCGCTGACTACCGGCGCGCGCTGGAGGCGGACGGCGCGATCATCCTCAAGGTCCATCGCAGCAACTTCGAGCAGTCCGGGTTCGTCTCGGAGGTCTCGGCCAACCAGCTCGCCGCGCTCGGCGACGACCATGGCGTGCCGGTGCTCTACGACCTCGGCAGCGGGCTGTTGACGTCGCTCGAGGCGTACGGGCTGGTCGGCGAGCCGACGGCGCGCGACGCGATGAAGACCGGCGCGTCGATCGTGACGATGAGCGGCGACAAGCTGCTGGGTGGTCCGCAGGCGGGGCTTCTGCTCGGCTCGCGGCGAATCATCGAGCGGATTCGCGCGAACCCGCTCACGCGGTCGTATCGTGTCGACAAGCTCACCCTCGCGGCGCTGGAAGCGACGCTCGCGCTGTATCGTGAGCCGTCGCGCGCCATTCGCGAGATTCCCGCGCTCGCTCAGCTGACCGCGGATTTCGAGACGCTGAAGGCGCGCGCCGACCGACTTGCCGCCGCGATCGGCGACCGGCGTGTGGACGTGATCGAGACGGTGTCGAGCGTCGGCGGCGGCGCGTTTCCCACAGCGACGATTGTGTCGGCGGCGCTGCGCGTGAACGCTTCGGCCGACCTGGTGGAACGGCGGCTTCGCGGGCGCGATCCGGCGATCGTCGCCCGCATTTCCGACGGGATGGTGCTGCTCGACTTGCGGACCGTGTTCCTCGCCGACGAAGAGGAGCTGGTGCGGGCGGTGCGCGCCGCGCTGGAGGCGGCATCCGCGTGA
- a CDS encoding aminotransferase class I/II-fold pyridoxal phosphate-dependent enzyme, whose protein sequence is MPDQPPPRARRSGQTRRSPLDVGTLAVHAGSPAHESDTPVVHPLFQSVNFNQEIGTGDGLRYPRYGNSPNAEIVQERVAALEGAESAVLLASGMGAVACALLALLRPGDHLLASGAIYGGVSRLLATEFATFGIDVTLIDPTETRVWRKRLRKTTRAIFLETPINPTCRVIDLRPVSYITKELGIALVVDSTFASPVNLRPLEHGADVVIHSATKYLNGHHDVLAGMVCGTAPYIEEVRQKMMVWGQAPDPFAAWLLERGLKTLEIRVHRQDENAMRIAEWCATNSAIAKVHYSGLPDHPDHETAKGMMDGFGGMMAIELAGGADAATRFLQRIRIFRHAPSLGGVDSVVSEPRFTSHAHLTSAERARAGIPDGFLRLSVGIESAKDLIADIEQALR, encoded by the coding sequence TTGCCTGACCAACCTCCCCCCCGCGCCAGGCGCTCCGGGCAGACTCGCCGGTCGCCGCTCGACGTCGGGACGCTCGCCGTCCACGCCGGCAGCCCGGCCCACGAATCGGATACGCCCGTCGTTCACCCCCTCTTCCAGTCGGTGAACTTCAACCAGGAGATCGGCACAGGCGACGGTCTCCGCTATCCGCGTTACGGCAATTCTCCCAACGCCGAGATCGTGCAAGAGCGCGTCGCGGCGCTCGAGGGCGCGGAGAGCGCCGTGTTGCTGGCGAGCGGAATGGGCGCTGTCGCGTGCGCGCTGCTCGCTCTGCTCCGCCCCGGCGACCATCTCCTCGCCAGCGGCGCGATTTACGGCGGTGTCTCGCGGCTTCTTGCGACGGAGTTCGCGACATTCGGCATCGACGTCACGCTGATCGATCCGACGGAGACGCGCGTCTGGCGCAAACGGCTGCGCAAGACGACCCGCGCGATTTTCCTCGAGACGCCGATCAACCCGACGTGCCGCGTCATCGACTTGCGGCCGGTCAGCTACATCACGAAGGAGCTGGGCATCGCGCTCGTCGTCGACTCGACGTTCGCGAGTCCGGTCAACCTACGCCCGCTCGAGCACGGCGCCGACGTCGTCATCCACTCGGCGACCAAGTATCTCAACGGCCACCACGACGTGCTCGCCGGGATGGTGTGCGGCACGGCGCCGTACATCGAGGAAGTTCGCCAGAAGATGATGGTGTGGGGACAGGCCCCCGATCCATTCGCCGCATGGCTCCTCGAGCGCGGTCTCAAGACGTTGGAGATCCGCGTTCACCGCCAAGACGAAAACGCGATGCGCATCGCCGAGTGGTGCGCGACGAATTCGGCGATCGCCAAAGTGCACTACTCCGGGTTGCCGGATCATCCGGATCACGAAACGGCCAAAGGGATGATGGACGGCTTCGGCGGGATGATGGCGATCGAGCTAGCCGGCGGTGCCGACGCCGCGACCCGATTCCTCCAGCGGATTCGCATCTTCCGCCACGCTCCGAGCCTCGGCGGGGTCGATTCCGTCGTTTCCGAGCCGCGCTTTACGTCGCACGCCCACCTGACGTCGGCCGAGCGCGCCCGCGCCGGGATTCCTGACGGGTTCTTGCGGCTGAGCGTCGGCATCGAGAGCGCGAAGGATCTGATCGCGGACATCGAGCAGGCGCTTCGCTAG
- a CDS encoding M20/M25/M40 family metallo-hydrolase produces the protein MPRTSISRWLANAAGVFVALTAGAPALARAQDTLATPPYSHAVSTWIALIATPGYERLATDRILSATDGWARDDSGNLVKHTGSGSPKRVVACGIDETGYVVSDIGDDGYLRVHGIGNGKHVALWNQFHEGQRVIVIAVDRTNPQRSHNVTGVFAVRSNHLWRGRPADDSPTSIENLWLDVGARSRAEVVKMGIDRLDPVVRDWPEWTFSDFVAGPAASNRAGCAAVAAASAKEPSTGETVFIVSTQKSFSWAGLTSALRRLGRVDSLFVVDGDLGRMQSTPREMRAPWPPLAGLDVGATLSIGVLSRFAGTLAETLQETDIESLFRAVARAAAVGSDAPRPIAVRHGWVAAPPLMVQDSLSRYAEVLGKLTDVYAPSGFEQPMRDAIQSMLPAWARALAQVDSAGNLIVPMGPNRDTTVIVAHMDEISFVITAIDRNGVVSLRPRGTFFPFLWEGQPALLHRPTDHQAPRDGKLGCEASRGGPMRGVFVPRDSSRNREPATLTAWFARDSAELVNSGVHVGLALTGFKCSARVGDTRITGRSIDDRAGITALLLALDEIDPAKLDHKVIFMFSVREEGGLEGAKAAAAIFGPSVHRVHAVDTFVSSDSPLESQRFADAPIGQGAVMRALDNSSVTPPDEIDRVTRIARTERIPLQVGVTNGGNDGSEFARVGAIDVALAYPLRYSHSPAEMLDLRDLRSLTRIVAAVAKAPTAIPRKP, from the coding sequence TTGCCGAGAACATCGATCTCGCGCTGGCTCGCTAACGCAGCCGGCGTCTTCGTTGCGCTCACGGCGGGAGCGCCGGCTCTCGCGCGCGCACAGGACACGCTCGCGACGCCGCCCTACTCGCACGCCGTGTCGACCTGGATCGCGCTCATCGCGACGCCGGGCTACGAGCGGCTCGCGACCGATCGCATCCTGAGCGCGACCGACGGCTGGGCGCGCGACGACTCGGGGAATCTCGTCAAGCACACCGGCAGCGGCTCCCCGAAGCGCGTCGTCGCATGCGGCATCGACGAAACGGGATACGTCGTCAGTGACATCGGCGACGATGGTTATCTGCGCGTGCACGGCATCGGCAACGGAAAGCACGTCGCGCTGTGGAATCAGTTCCACGAAGGCCAGCGAGTCATCGTTATCGCCGTCGACCGGACGAATCCGCAGCGGTCGCACAACGTGACGGGCGTGTTCGCCGTGCGGAGCAACCACCTCTGGCGCGGCCGCCCCGCCGACGACTCGCCAACGTCGATCGAGAACCTGTGGCTCGACGTCGGCGCGCGTTCCCGCGCCGAGGTCGTGAAGATGGGCATCGATCGGCTCGATCCCGTGGTGCGCGATTGGCCCGAGTGGACGTTCAGCGACTTCGTCGCCGGTCCGGCGGCTTCCAATCGCGCCGGGTGTGCGGCCGTCGCCGCCGCATCGGCGAAGGAGCCGAGCACGGGCGAGACGGTGTTCATCGTCTCGACTCAGAAGTCGTTCTCATGGGCCGGGCTCACGTCGGCGTTGCGTCGCCTCGGGCGCGTGGACTCGCTGTTCGTGGTGGACGGCGATCTGGGTCGGATGCAGTCCACGCCACGAGAGATGCGCGCGCCGTGGCCGCCGTTGGCCGGGCTGGACGTCGGCGCCACGCTGTCGATCGGCGTTCTGTCGCGTTTCGCGGGAACGCTCGCCGAAACGCTGCAAGAGACTGACATCGAGTCGCTCTTCCGCGCGGTGGCGCGTGCCGCGGCGGTTGGAAGCGACGCGCCGCGGCCGATCGCGGTGCGACACGGCTGGGTCGCCGCGCCGCCGCTCATGGTCCAAGACTCGCTGTCGCGTTACGCCGAAGTGCTCGGGAAACTCACCGACGTGTACGCGCCGTCCGGGTTCGAGCAGCCGATGCGCGACGCGATTCAGTCGATGCTGCCGGCATGGGCTCGAGCGCTCGCGCAAGTCGATTCCGCAGGGAATCTGATCGTTCCGATGGGGCCGAACCGCGACACGACGGTCATCGTGGCGCACATGGACGAGATCAGCTTCGTCATCACCGCGATCGACCGCAACGGCGTTGTGTCACTGAGGCCACGCGGGACGTTCTTTCCATTCTTGTGGGAAGGACAACCGGCGCTCCTCCACCGGCCGACCGACCACCAGGCGCCGCGCGACGGAAAGCTCGGGTGCGAAGCGTCGCGCGGAGGGCCGATGCGCGGCGTGTTCGTACCGCGAGACAGCTCGCGCAACCGCGAGCCCGCGACGCTCACCGCTTGGTTCGCGCGAGACTCCGCCGAGCTCGTGAACTCCGGCGTGCACGTCGGCCTAGCGCTCACCGGTTTCAAGTGCTCGGCGCGCGTCGGCGACACGCGCATCACCGGACGCTCGATCGACGATCGCGCCGGAATCACGGCGCTGCTGCTCGCGCTCGACGAGATCGACCCGGCGAAGCTCGATCACAAGGTGATCTTCATGTTTTCGGTGCGCGAGGAAGGCGGCTTGGAAGGGGCGAAGGCCGCCGCGGCGATCTTCGGCCCGTCGGTGCACCGCGTGCACGCCGTGGACACGTTCGTGTCGTCGGACTCGCCGCTGGAGAGTCAGCGCTTCGCCGACGCACCGATCGGACAGGGCGCCGTCATGCGCGCGCTCGATAACTCGAGCGTGACGCCCCCAGACGAGATCGATCGCGTGACGCGCATCGCCCGGACGGAGCGGATTCCGCTGCAAGTCGGCGTGACGAACGGCGGCAACGACGGCTCCGAGTTCGCGCGCGTCGGCGCGATCGACGTCGCGCTCGCCTACCCTTTGCGCTACAGTCATTCGCCCGCCGAGATGCTGGACCTCCGCGACCTGCGTTCGCTCACACGCATCGTGGCGGCTGTCGCGAAGGCTCCCACGGCGATACCGCGCAAGCCGTAG
- a CDS encoding ATP-binding cassette domain-containing protein encodes MIRFDRVSKVYPRAVAGSSALRNVTFRIAKGEFVFLTGPSGAGKST; translated from the coding sequence ATGATCCGCTTCGATCGAGTCTCGAAGGTCTATCCCCGTGCCGTCGCGGGAAGTTCGGCGTTGCGAAACGTCACCTTCCGCATCGCCAAAGGCGAGTTCGTGTTCCTCACGGGCCCGAGCGGCGCCGGGAAGAGCACGAT
- a CDS encoding carbohydrate kinase family protein → MTRKRRVGVIGSIVWDVIYGRDTRSSPIAEWGGISYALSGMDAALSDEWEIVPIIKVGEDLAPAASQFMSGMRRMSSDARPIVVPYPNNRVELRYFDDERRSEVMHGGVPPWTWLGLKPVLETARLDALYINFLSGWELDLDTTMLVRQSFAGPIYCDLHMLAWAVQPDGLRTLRPISNVREWCGCFDVVQVNEDEMRMLAADPMALAATALHAGVRCLVVTLAKRGAVYFAAADFERLELARPASPRPFQSIASDVGPMRTSIVPADHVVDGGDPTGCGDVWGATYFSRLLAGDNFGDAILAAHRAAARNVGHRGASGLSDYLRGTISLT, encoded by the coding sequence GTGACGCGCAAGCGGCGCGTCGGCGTCATCGGCTCGATCGTGTGGGACGTGATCTACGGCCGAGACACGCGCTCGTCCCCCATCGCGGAATGGGGCGGGATCAGTTACGCGCTCAGCGGCATGGACGCGGCCCTGTCCGACGAGTGGGAGATCGTGCCGATCATCAAGGTCGGCGAAGATCTCGCGCCGGCGGCGTCGCAGTTCATGAGCGGCATGCGGCGCATGTCGTCCGACGCCCGGCCGATCGTCGTGCCGTACCCGAACAACCGCGTCGAGCTACGCTACTTCGACGACGAGCGGCGCAGTGAAGTGATGCACGGCGGCGTTCCGCCATGGACGTGGCTGGGGCTCAAGCCGGTGCTGGAGACGGCGCGACTCGACGCCCTGTACATCAATTTTCTGAGTGGGTGGGAGCTCGACCTCGATACGACGATGCTCGTGCGTCAGTCATTCGCGGGTCCGATCTACTGTGACTTACACATGCTCGCCTGGGCCGTGCAGCCCGATGGGCTCCGGACGCTGCGGCCGATCTCCAACGTCCGCGAATGGTGCGGCTGCTTCGACGTGGTCCAGGTCAACGAGGACGAGATGCGGATGCTCGCCGCTGATCCCATGGCGCTCGCCGCGACGGCGTTGCACGCCGGCGTGCGGTGCCTCGTCGTGACGTTGGCCAAGCGGGGCGCGGTGTACTTCGCCGCGGCCGACTTCGAGCGGCTCGAGCTCGCGCGCCCCGCCTCGCCCCGCCCGTTCCAGTCGATCGCGTCGGACGTCGGGCCGATGCGCACGTCGATCGTGCCCGCGGACCACGTCGTCGACGGCGGCGACCCGACGGGATGCGGCGACGTGTGGGGCGCGACCTATTTCTCGCGACTGCTGGCCGGTGATAACTTTGGCGACGCCATCCTCGCCGCCCACCGCGCGGCCGCTCGCAACGTCGGGCACCGCGGAGCCTCAGGGCTCTCCGACTATCTCCGGGGAACGATCAGCCTCACGTGA
- a CDS encoding ATP-binding protein has product MSHVLIVPPSLDEHTFEQLLEQLAPLPPDAKLLVDARHVRWATPYGLTALLTLAQTREERPALAVPELEETLSYWRRAAFFHYAEGLYDLRGAYPKRKETGESSVLLEITPVAGSDDVHGVVGRVQEGAQRILHNEMHLESKAILGFTMTLSEICQNIIEHAGQGGWVAVQSYRWTKRLGRRVVVIAVCDAGLGFRRSLETAPGHLPTTRWDDAAALEEAVIRGVSRFRERGRGHGLAGARNYVGRWNGKLSVRSGTARIGIVPDWDDDPPLVEGLPQFPGAQVQVIIPEAMDGGSTER; this is encoded by the coding sequence GTGAGTCACGTCCTCATTGTTCCGCCCTCGCTCGACGAGCACACGTTCGAGCAGCTGTTGGAACAGCTCGCACCCCTGCCTCCCGACGCGAAGCTGCTCGTGGACGCGCGGCACGTGAGATGGGCGACGCCGTACGGCCTCACGGCGTTGTTGACCCTCGCTCAGACGCGTGAGGAGCGCCCGGCGCTCGCCGTTCCGGAGCTCGAGGAGACGCTGTCGTACTGGCGACGCGCGGCGTTCTTCCACTACGCCGAGGGCCTGTACGACCTTCGGGGGGCGTACCCGAAGCGGAAAGAGACCGGCGAATCGAGCGTGCTTCTCGAGATTACACCGGTCGCGGGGAGCGACGACGTGCACGGCGTCGTCGGCCGAGTGCAGGAGGGCGCGCAGCGCATCCTGCACAACGAGATGCATCTCGAGTCGAAGGCGATCCTCGGCTTCACGATGACCCTGTCGGAGATTTGCCAGAACATCATCGAGCACGCGGGGCAAGGCGGATGGGTCGCCGTGCAGAGCTATCGCTGGACGAAGCGTCTCGGGCGACGGGTGGTGGTAATCGCCGTCTGCGACGCGGGGCTCGGATTCCGAAGGTCCCTCGAGACCGCGCCCGGCCACCTGCCGACCACGCGCTGGGACGACGCCGCCGCGCTCGAGGAGGCGGTGATTCGCGGCGTGAGCCGGTTTCGCGAGCGGGGCCGGGGACACGGGCTCGCCGGGGCGCGAAACTACGTCGGGCGCTGGAACGGCAAGCTGTCCGTGCGGAGCGGCACCGCCAGGATCGGCATTGTGCCCGACTGGGACGACGATCCGCCGCTCGTGGAAGGGCTCCCCCAGTTCCCTGGCGCGCAAGTTCAGGTAATCATTCCTGAGGCCATGGACGGAGGATCGACGGAGCGATGA
- the purN gene encoding phosphoribosylglycinamide formyltransferase codes for MTSRIAVLASGGGSNLQAILDHFDALGDRRAGSVVVVGSHRSTAGVLERAERRAIPSMVISPEARGSTDSIDRLIDEYRVDFIVLAGYLKMIPADIVSRFDGRMVNVHPALLPAFGGHGMYGNRVHHAVIQSGARVSGVTVHFVDAEYDHGAIIAQWPVPVFADDDAGTLAARVLRVEHILYPRVIDALAAGRMSLPSREPTVISADTRPAFTLLPKEDSRLAENIDLALAR; via the coding sequence ATGACTTCCCGCATCGCGGTGCTCGCGTCGGGCGGAGGCTCGAACCTCCAGGCGATTCTCGACCACTTCGACGCACTCGGCGACCGACGCGCGGGCAGCGTCGTTGTGGTCGGCAGCCACCGATCGACGGCGGGCGTGCTGGAGCGCGCCGAACGGCGCGCCATTCCCTCGATGGTGATCTCGCCCGAAGCGCGCGGCAGCACCGATTCGATCGACCGGCTCATCGACGAGTACCGCGTCGACTTCATCGTGCTCGCCGGCTATCTCAAGATGATTCCGGCGGACATCGTGTCGCGATTCGACGGGCGCATGGTGAACGTTCACCCCGCTCTGCTGCCGGCGTTCGGCGGCCACGGGATGTACGGTAATCGCGTCCACCACGCCGTGATCCAGTCGGGCGCGCGCGTGAGCGGCGTGACGGTTCACTTCGTCGACGCGGAGTACGACCACGGCGCGATCATCGCCCAGTGGCCGGTGCCCGTCTTCGCGGACGACGACGCCGGTACGCTCGCCGCCCGCGTGCTGCGCGTGGAACACATACTGTATCCGCGCGTCATCGACGCGTTGGCCGCGGGGCGTATGTCGCTCCCATCGCGGGAGCCGACCGTCATTTCCGCCGACACCAGGCCCGCGTTCACACTCCTTCCGAAGGAGGATTCGCGACTTGCCGAGAACATCGATCTCGCGCTGGCTCGCTAA
- a CDS encoding HAD-IIIA family hydrolase yields MNRGRVGAFLDRDGTIIHDANYVRDPNDVALLPGAAAAIAKLNHAGVVVVVVTNQSGIARGWLSTDDYEAVRRRIDELLAPEEARIDATYVCPHFPEITGPCDCRKPALKLFRDAITDLGIDASRSVFVGDRWRDVAPAAALGGRPIFLDVSSSPAADRERVRAEGLEIAHSLGEAVDRFLDALPASAAAQ; encoded by the coding sequence GTGAACCGCGGCCGCGTTGGCGCGTTTCTCGACCGCGACGGCACGATCATCCACGACGCCAACTATGTTCGCGACCCAAACGACGTTGCGTTGCTGCCCGGCGCCGCCGCGGCGATCGCGAAGCTGAATCACGCGGGTGTGGTCGTGGTCGTCGTGACCAACCAGTCGGGAATCGCGCGCGGCTGGCTGTCGACCGACGACTACGAAGCCGTCCGGCGCCGCATCGACGAACTACTGGCTCCCGAGGAAGCGCGAATCGACGCGACCTACGTCTGTCCGCACTTTCCGGAGATCACCGGACCGTGCGACTGTCGGAAGCCGGCGCTGAAACTGTTTCGCGACGCGATCACGGATCTCGGCATCGACGCGAGCCGGTCGGTGTTCGTCGGCGACCGCTGGCGCGACGTGGCGCCGGCCGCGGCGCTCGGCGGGCGACCGATCTTTCTCGACGTGTCGTCCTCGCCGGCCGCGGATCGCGAACGCGTTCGCGCGGAAGGGCTGGAGATCGCGCACTCGCTCGGCGAGGCGGTGGATCGCTTCCTCGACGCGCTTCCCGCCTCGGCGGCAGCGCAATAG